CGCCACCGGTGTAGGATGGCTCGGGCTGCTCCCACGCGTCCCGGCGCGCTTCAATCTCGTCGTCGCTCAGGTTGACGTCGAGGGTACGAGCGGGTATGTCAACGGTCACGGTATCGCCGTCTTCGAGCAGGCCGATTGGGCCACCGACGTACGACTCGGGTGCGACGTGCCCAATCATCGGACCGCGGGTCGCCCCCGAGAAGCGGCCGTCGGTGAGGAGTGCGACGTCGTCCTCGTGGCCAGCGCCGACGACGGCCGCGGTGATCCCAAGCATCTCGCGCATCCCGGGACCACCCTGCGGACCTTCGTTCCGAATCACGATCACGTCCCCGCTCTCGATATCGCCTTCCTGCACGTACCGCATGGCGTCTTCCTCGCTCTCAAACACTCTGGCCGGCCCCTCATGGTGGAAGGCGTCGTCGCCCGTGACCTTGAGGACGCTCCCGTCCGGCGCGAGGTTCCCCCGGAGGATTCGAATGGCGCCCTCTGCTTGGTAGGGGTCGTCGACGGTGTAGAGGAAGTCTGCGTCCGAGGCCGCGACGACTTTCCGGGAAGGGAGGCGACCGGTCTCCTCAAGGTGTTCGAGTTCCTCGGCGATAGTCCGGCCGGTGATGGTGTTACTGTCGCCATGAATCAGGTCGGCGTCGTGAAGACGGCGGAGGACGACGGGGACGCCGCCGAGTTCGTGGAGGTCGTTCATGACGCGCGTCCCGCCGGGTTGAAGGTTCGCAATCTTCGGCGTACGCTTGCTGATGTCGTCAAAATCGTTGATGTCGAGGTTGATGCGGGCTTCGGCGGCGAGCGCGAGCAAGTGGAGGACGGCGTTCGTGGACCCGCCAATGGCAACCTGGAGCGCAATCGCGTTCTCGAAGCTCTCGCGCGAGAGGATGTCAGATGGGCGTCGGTCGGCGTGCACGGCGTCAAGGGCGAGTTCGCCCGCGCGTCGAGCTTCGTCGTACCGCGAGTCAGCTTCAGCCGGCGGGCTTGCGGAGCCAAGCGGCGCCATCCCGAGGGCTTCGGAGATTGAAGCCATCGTGTTCGCGGTGAACATCCCGCCGCAGGAGCCGGCGCCGGGGCAAGCGTGACGTTCGAGGTCGTCGAGTTCGTCCTCGCTCATCGAGCCTTCGGCGACGGCGCCGACGCCCTCGAAGACGTTCTGGATGGTGACCTCGCGGCCGTCGTGCTGGCCGGGCATGATAGAGCCGCCGTAGAGGAAGACGCTCGGGAGGTCGGTGCGGATGCTCGCCATGAGCATCCCCGGGAGGTTTTTGTCGCAACCCGCGACGGTGACGAGTGCGTCCATGCGTTCGCCGAACGCGACGAGTTCGACGCTGTCCGCGATGACTTCCCGTGAGATGAGGGAGGCCTTCATGCCCTCGGTCCCCATGGAGATGGCGTCGCTGATGGTGATGGTGCCGAACTCAATGGGCATGCCGTTGGCGTCGCCGACGCCCTCGATGGCGGCGTCGGCGACGTCGTCCAGGTGGACGTTACAGGGCGTGATATCGGCGGCGGGATTGGCGACGCCGACCATTGGTGCGGCGAGGTCCTCGTCGTCAAACCCCATCGCGCGGAACATCGCACGATGCGGAGCGCGCTCGATTCCTTCCGTCACGTCCGTGCTCGGCAGGTCCGGGTCTTTACTCGGGGCTGTCATTCTTCCATCACCGTGAGGACGGGGCGGTCGGCGCTCAGGAGGACGGACTGGGTGGTCGACCCGAAGATTGCCTTCCCAATTGGGGATTGTCGACGAGCGCCGATGACGATGAATCGAGCGTCGACGTCGCGTCCGGTCTTGACGATCCCATTGGCTGGGTCCGCGACGCGGCCCATGTACGTCACATCGGTTGAAGCGTCTATGATCTGTCCCACAATCTCCCTCGCGCGGTCAGCGGCCTCGCTCTCGTAGCGCTCGATGGGTTCCGGTTTAACGTCGGCAATAGACGTCTTCCCCTGCTGTTCCTTGAGGAACTCGTCTTGGGAGACTACGTTGAGCGCGATCAGTTCTTCTCCGTACTTCTCCGCCAGATCCGCGGCGACAGTGATGGTCTCTTCGATGCCTTCGATGTCTTCGTCATCGTCCACTACGACAAGGATTGCCATGGAAGAAAGCGATGGTGAGGAAGCATAAATATCGAACGGTTGCTTCAACCGATAGCGACCCTCGAACCGAACGCACTGGAGTGCGTCCTGAAGCGGTTTGGATGAGCGCGCCGGAGCACATGGCGGTTATCGAGTCCTCATCGAGTGAGTCTGAAGCACCTCGGTCGAACACGTCGTGCCGGCGCTGCTCGCCGAAAGGGAGGTGGACGTCCTCTGCAGCGCTGTCAGGACTCGGCGAACCGTTCTTCCTGAAGTTTGCGTAGTGAGTAGATGAACGAGTCCTCGTCGAGCTGGACGTCGTCGTACGTGATGACATCGTCCTGGGGGACCGCCTCGACGACCTCGGCGCCGTGGAGCAGTTCGAATGGAACGTGGTTCTTGCGCGCCGCACGGTCCGCGGTTTCGAGCGTCCCATAGATGGTGTACCCACCGCCGCCGTCAAGTTCGTCGCCCGGTTCGAGGTCGCGCTTCGCTGCGGCGGCGACCTCGGCTACGTGCGCGCGGGAAACTCCTGTCGGTTCGTTGTCGAGCGCCGCAGTGGCGATGCTGATGGTCGTTTCGACGCCGGGCAGGTGGTAGGGACGGTAAAATACCTGATATTGACCGTCATCGGAGACGTACAGACCGTCGCCGCTGTTCTGCTCGATATACTCGGCGACGGCGTCGTTGGGGGTCGCGGTGACGACGAAGACGCCGAAACTGATGCTGTGGTCGACGCTACTCCCATCTGAGTGGAGCGTACTCACGGTGTCGACGACGCCCGTCTTCTCGAGCACACCACCGTCTTCGGTGGGACGGAGCGCGTCCGGAATCTCCGGAATCTCGCAGGTCGGGAGGTGCATTCCGGAGACGTCGGGTTCGAGTTCGAGGGCGTTCGCGACTGCACACATCTCAACGGCGACCTTCGTACCGTCGAGAAACGAGTTGTACATCCGTGGGTTTAGGTCGTGCCGTTCGACGAACGAGTCGTCGAATCCGTAGCGTTCGAAGACGTCGTCAGGGGTTCCCAACCTGTGCTCCTCGCGGTAGGGGTTCCCCTTGCCGACGGCGACGACGTCCATGCCGACGCTTCGGGCCCAGTCGTAGAGTTCAACGATGAGCGCTGGCTGGTCACCGTACGCGAAAGAGTACGTCACGCCGGCACTCTTTGCCATGTCTGCCAGTATCGGCCCCACGACCGTGTCCGTCTCGACAGTGACCATGACGACGTGTTTCCCCTCCAGTATCGCGTTGTACGCGTGTCGCGCACCGGCCGTGGGCACGCCAGTCGATTCGACGACCACATCAATGTCGGCCTCGGTGAGCGCGATCGAATCGTCCGTGACCGCGACAGACCCGCTCGTAATCGCTTCGTTGATGCTTTCCGTCCCGTTCGCAGCCGTACTACGACCTGCTAGGCCAGCTTCCGACAACGCTCGCTGGGCGGCATCACGGTTGAGGTCGGCAACCGCGGCCGTTCGCATCCCGGGTACTCGTGCAATCTGGTCCATCAGTTTGGTCCCGAAGAGACCAGTTCCGATGATTCCGACGTCGATTGGTTCGTCTAACTTCCGTAGCTTGCTGTGGATGTTAATCATTTCTAAGTTACCACTGATCGCAGAGCTGCTCGGTCCCTGCGCCGGTTCGTGTCAGACGATGGCACACCAATTTTTATACCTATATGTGGAGGCAACACTTGCCGCTCTGCCAATATTGATAATGAATGTTTCGTAAGATTGGGTCATGGTATCACCAAACAGTCGGCGTAGCTACTTGAAAGCCGTCGGCACGGGATCCGTAGCCGGATTTTTAGGCCTCGCAGGGTGTCTAGGCGGCGACGGAGACGACGGTAACGGCGGTAACGGCGGTAACGGCGGTAACGGCGGTAACGGCGGTAACGGCGGAGAGAGTCGGAGTCTGTCCATCGCCACGCCGTTCAACCCCGAGCACACGCAAACGGAACTCGCAAGTCGATTCGCCGATAACGTCGACTCCGAGACTGACGGCCGAATCACATTTGACGTACTCGCAGCATCGGTCGGTGGTGAAGAGGACCAGATCGAATCAGTTGCATCTGGCACGGTCGACATGCACGGGACGAGTGTTTCGTCGGTCGCCGCTGCATACGGCCCCGAATACGGGTTCCTCGAAGCGCCATTCGTCGCGCAGAACTGGGAGCACTTTCGGGCGATGCAAGACGAGTTCACGTATGGGGACGACGGATTCAACTCCCAGATCATCAACGAGGGAAACCAGCGTCAACTCAGCGAGTCCTTCCGCGGGCTCCGTGGCACAACCTCAAACATGGTCGTCGAACACCCCGACGACGTACAGGATGTCGACATGCGCCTCCCGCAGTTCGAAACGTGGGTCAAGACCTGGGAGGAGATCGGGGTGAACGCAACGCCCGTTGCGTTCGATGAGCTGTATTCGGCACTTGAAACCGGCGTCGTCGAAGCCTCGGAAGGTCCAATTCAGCAGTTCATGGACACAAGCCTCTACGAGGTCCAGTCGCACTTCTCGGAGACCCAGCACCTCCTTCAGGGCCTCAGTTGGCTTATCAACGAGGACCTCTGGCAGGACCTCTCTAGCGACGACCAACAGATCATCCAGGACAGCCTGCAGGAGGCTGTCGAGTGGGCGAACGAAACGACACGCTCCGAAGTCGACGAACTCCTCACGCAGGCCGAAGAGGAACACGACACGACCATTACACGTGCCGAAGATGTCGACCAACAGGCGTTCGTTGAGGCAGGCACTCCTCAACTCGAACGATTCTTCGAGGACCGCTGGGATCCGTCTTTCCAGGAAGTCCAGGACCTCGCTTAGCTACCCAATACCGCAAAGACCTCCACCCATCTATGACCGATTCCAAACTATTTTCGACAATAGAACGAGGATTCGACTACCTAGAGGATGGTACCGTACTCGTCGGTATGGTACTGTTCGTTCTCATTAATCTCATCGCGGCGTTCCAGATATTCATGCGATTCGTCGACTTAGGGTTCAGTACAACGTGGACGGAAGAGGTCGCACGGTACCTCCTTGTCGTCATGGTGTTCGTCGGTGCACCGTACGCAATGCGTAATGACGACAACATCTCGATCCGGCCGCTCTTCCGGTTGGTCCCGGCAATCGTCCAGAAGGTGCTGATCACGTTCTCGAACGTCATGATTATCGCGTTCTCCGTCCTCGTCATCTACGCGGTGTACGAGGTATCGGAGCGGACGCTCGGCGTGACCCTTGCGACGGTGGACTGGTTGACCGTCGGCCATGCGCAGGTCGTCCTCGGTATCATGTTCGCCATCGTTATCCTGTTTGCCATCGAGGAGACGATAAACATGTGGCAGTCCGACGAAGCGCCGATTACGGCGAATAACAATGGCAACGAGGGAGGGAGCTGACCGTGGCCGAAATGTTCACGCTGACGGCGGCGTTCATCTTCGTACTCCTCGCGCTGTACGTACTCGGGGTCCCCGTCGCGTACGCAATTGGACTGAGCGCCGTCGTGGTAATGGTGCTCCCGATGGGACCACCGTTCAACGCACAGGTGATCGCACAGCGGATGTACACGGGGATGAACTCGTTCACCCTTCTAGCCATCCCGTTCTTCTTGTTCGCGGGACGAATAATGAACTCTATCGGGATGACGTCCGACATCTTCGACTTTGCCGAGGAGGCGGTCGGACCTCTCCCAGGTGGCCTCGGCCACGTCAACGTCGTGGTCAGCATGATCTTCTCGGGGATGAGCGGCGCAGCAGTCGCTGACGCCGCCGGACTCGGAACGATCGAATACAACGCGATGACCGAACGTGGCTATGAACCACGATTCGCGGCCGGCATTACGGCAGCATCCTCGACGATCGGACCTATCATCCCGCCGAGCATCCCGATGATCGTCTATGGAGTGATGGCGCAAGTGTCAATCGGCGCGCTGTTCATTGCCGGTATCGTTCCCGGAATCCTAATGGGGCTGTCTCTGATGGGGATGGTAACGTACATCGCCATCCGCGAGGGATTCGCATCACGAGACGCGTACAATGCGAGACGGCTGTTCAGCACGCTGCTACGAGCAGTCCCGGCATTCGTCGCACCCATCATCATCATCGGTGGCATCATCTCCGGGTACTTCACGCCCACCGAGTCTGCGGTCGTGGCGGTCGTCTACGCCATCTTTCTCGGCGCGTTCTACTACCGTGAACTCGACGGACCTACGCTGTACTCGGTCATTAAGAAGACGTTCGTGGATACGGCCGCGCTCATCCTGATCATCGGGCTCGCAAATCTCTACGGGTTCCTCGTCACGATCTCGGGCGTCCCTCAGTACCTGACCGAAACGCTCCTTATTGTCGCGGACA
This is a stretch of genomic DNA from Natronosalvus rutilus. It encodes these proteins:
- a CDS encoding NAD(P)H-dependent oxidoreductase — encoded protein: MINIHSKLRKLDEPIDVGIIGTGLFGTKLMDQIARVPGMRTAAVADLNRDAAQRALSEAGLAGRSTAANGTESINEAITSGSVAVTDDSIALTEADIDVVVESTGVPTAGARHAYNAILEGKHVVMVTVETDTVVGPILADMAKSAGVTYSFAYGDQPALIVELYDWARSVGMDVVAVGKGNPYREEHRLGTPDDVFERYGFDDSFVERHDLNPRMYNSFLDGTKVAVEMCAVANALELEPDVSGMHLPTCEIPEIPDALRPTEDGGVLEKTGVVDTVSTLHSDGSSVDHSISFGVFVVTATPNDAVAEYIEQNSGDGLYVSDDGQYQVFYRPYHLPGVETTISIATAALDNEPTGVSRAHVAEVAAAAKRDLEPGDELDGGGGYTIYGTLETADRAARKNHVPFELLHGAEVVEAVPQDDVITYDDVQLDEDSFIYSLRKLQEERFAES
- a CDS encoding TRAP transporter small permease, which translates into the protein MVLFVLINLIAAFQIFMRFVDLGFSTTWTEEVARYLLVVMVFVGAPYAMRNDDNISIRPLFRLVPAIVQKVLITFSNVMIIAFSVLVIYAVYEVSERTLGVTLATVDWLTVGHAQVVLGIMFAIVILFAIEETINMWQSDEAPITANNNGNEGGS
- a CDS encoding TRAP transporter large permease, with amino-acid sequence MFTLTAAFIFVLLALYVLGVPVAYAIGLSAVVVMVLPMGPPFNAQVIAQRMYTGMNSFTLLAIPFFLFAGRIMNSIGMTSDIFDFAEEAVGPLPGGLGHVNVVVSMIFSGMSGAAVADAAGLGTIEYNAMTERGYEPRFAAGITAASSTIGPIIPPSIPMIVYGVMAQVSIGALFIAGIVPGILMGLSLMGMVTYIAIREGFASRDAYNARRLFSTLLRAVPAFVAPIIIIGGIISGYFTPTESAVVAVVYAIFLGAFYYRELDGPTLYSVIKKTFVDTAALILIIGLANLYGFLVTISGVPQYLTETLLIVADSALVATILLVFVLLIFGTFMETLAIILITVPILAPTFPGLGIDPLVFGIVMMITLMIGLITPPFGVVLFVIERVTELDLLDIIKGVAPFYIPLVGVLVLIIFVPEVVLFVPRMLGFV
- a CDS encoding TRAP transporter substrate-binding protein; amino-acid sequence: MVSPNSRRSYLKAVGTGSVAGFLGLAGCLGGDGDDGNGGNGGNGGNGGNGGNGGESRSLSIATPFNPEHTQTELASRFADNVDSETDGRITFDVLAASVGGEEDQIESVASGTVDMHGTSVSSVAAAYGPEYGFLEAPFVAQNWEHFRAMQDEFTYGDDGFNSQIINEGNQRQLSESFRGLRGTTSNMVVEHPDDVQDVDMRLPQFETWVKTWEEIGVNATPVAFDELYSALETGVVEASEGPIQQFMDTSLYEVQSHFSETQHLLQGLSWLINEDLWQDLSSDDQQIIQDSLQEAVEWANETTRSEVDELLTQAEEEHDTTITRAEDVDQQAFVEAGTPQLERFFEDRWDPSFQEVQDLA
- the ilvD gene encoding dihydroxy-acid dehydratase, whose translation is MTAPSKDPDLPSTDVTEGIERAPHRAMFRAMGFDDEDLAAPMVGVANPAADITPCNVHLDDVADAAIEGVGDANGMPIEFGTITISDAISMGTEGMKASLISREVIADSVELVAFGERMDALVTVAGCDKNLPGMLMASIRTDLPSVFLYGGSIMPGQHDGREVTIQNVFEGVGAVAEGSMSEDELDDLERHACPGAGSCGGMFTANTMASISEALGMAPLGSASPPAEADSRYDEARRAGELALDAVHADRRPSDILSRESFENAIALQVAIGGSTNAVLHLLALAAEARINLDINDFDDISKRTPKIANLQPGGTRVMNDLHELGGVPVVLRRLHDADLIHGDSNTITGRTIAEELEHLEETGRLPSRKVVAASDADFLYTVDDPYQAEGAIRILRGNLAPDGSVLKVTGDDAFHHEGPARVFESEEDAMRYVQEGDIESGDVIVIRNEGPQGGPGMREMLGITAAVVGAGHEDDVALLTDGRFSGATRGPMIGHVAPESYVGGPIGLLEDGDTVTVDIPARTLDVNLSDDEIEARRDAWEQPEPSYTGGVLAKYGRDFDSAAIGAVTNPGYTDR
- a CDS encoding universal stress protein, encoding MAILVVVDDDEDIEGIEETITVAADLAEKYGEELIALNVVSQDEFLKEQQGKTSIADVKPEPIERYESEAADRAREIVGQIIDASTDVTYMGRVADPANGIVKTGRDVDARFIVIGARRQSPIGKAIFGSTTQSVLLSADRPVLTVMEE